In the Thermus antranikianii DSM 12462 genome, CTGATCCTCCCTCACCCCGACCGGCCAGGGGAGTTCGTGCTCCTCAAGGATCTGGACCCAAGGAGGCTCAAACGGGTGCGGGAGGCCTACCGCTATGGGGTGAAGGTAGACCTAAAGAACCAGCCCATAGACCTGGTCCTCATCGGGGCCGTGGCCGTGGACGAGGAAGGGGGATGGGTGGGGAAGGGCTATGGTTTTCCCCAGGCCTGGCTCGCCGTGGAGGCCCCCTTCGCCACCCTGGCCCACGCCCTCATGGTCTACCCCAAGCTTCCCGTGGAGCCGGAGCGCCGGGTGGACCTTATCGCCACCCCGACGCGGCTCATCCGGCCTTAAAGGGCGAACTCCTTAAGGAGGCCCTCGAGGTCCAGGGGCTCCTGCTGCCCTAAGGCAGGGTAGACCTCAGGGTAGCGGGGAAGGTAGGCCTTAAGGCGCTCCTCAAAGGTGGGGACCTCCGCCCTCCAGAAGACCCCTATGGGGATCCGCTCC is a window encoding:
- a CDS encoding 5-formyltetrahydrofolate cyclo-ligase — translated: MTLGQLREEIWNTLARYDLALHPTPPHGHHPNFLGARKAAGLLLRTPEFQRARLILAGMDAVLKPLREEALKAGKALILPHPDRPGEFVLLKDLDPRRLKRVREAYRYGVKVDLKNQPIDLVLIGAVAVDEEGGWVGKGYGFPQAWLAVEAPFATLAHALMVYPKLPVEPERRVDLIATPTRLIRP